The DNA segment acagctgattcactttgctgtacagcagaagctattATAACATAGTGAAGCGACTGAATTctgataaaaataagtttaagaaaagaaaatacaccaCAAAGCCAGCAAGTAGTATACTAATGGGGAAACTAGATGCATTATTTTAGGATCAAGAACAAGCCAAGCATGCTTACTGTCTCTGCTGTTCTTTAACATGGAACTGAAAGTCATGATGGTGctacaagggaaaaaagaagatacATAAGGATTGGAAGGGAAGACCTGAGCATCTAtctagaaaagataaaagaataaagatgTAACATGTTAGAACAATAAGAGATCACAAGGCTACATAAAGAAAGGTCAACTTCCAAAGATTCATGATGTTTCTCATAATATTATATCTAATAAACATTCAAGGTATACAATTTTAGttaaaattaagataaaactCCCAATAGCAACAGCAGTTATACAGAAAACAGTCTCAAGCATTTTTGTCTCAGGATATCTTTACACTAAAAAATTACTGAGGCCCCTAAAAGGTTTTTGTTTGAGTGGATTGTAACTATCAATTGTTACTATGTTAGAAATTAAAAccaagaattaaaaatatttaattattagtaCATTTAAAAGAACACTAAGAAAACTAGCACATGCTAATTTAAGTAACATTTTTTAGTCAAgtaacattttcagaaaaacttAGAGTGAGAAGAATGGCTTTGTTGCACTTTTTTTTTGAATACACCTAATATCTGCCTTGTAGGAGACAATTGGCTGGCAGTGTCTGCTTCTTCATTCAGTCTAAAACATGTTGTTTTAGTTGAAGTAGATAATGAAAAACATTCTCATTGGTCGAATAGGGATCTCACAGACCTGCAGAAAAGTTGTCAGGGACCGCCAGAAGTCTTCACATCACACTCGGAATATCTCTGTTACAAAACAGCTGGAGTTAACCAGAAATGTAAATATTCCAAAGACTTGGGTCTGAGAACCACTGACTCACAAACTGCAAGGGGCACCTACGTAGGGTGAGAGCTAAAGACTCAGATGGACAAACTGAGAAGACCTCAGGCAGCCTCCTGAGATGGAGCTCTTCCCTAATGACCTTCTCCCCAGGACTGACCTCCATCGCCAGGTTGGGCAATGCTTCCCACAACTGTAGGGTTCTTCCTTCCTACCATTCCCTCCAGGTCTTCCTCAGCCTGGCCTGCCTTTTCCATGAAGTGGCCAGTAGGGAAGGGCAGAAGAATCTCTGCTGCTTGATGCTATCAGTGGTACCCTTAAGCTGGGGTGGGCTTGGACCTCCTAGAACAGATACTGTCTGCTTATTTCTGCTGTAGCCTTTCCTGCTGGCTGCTCCCTAGGGTCTCTTCAGGATGCCAGCCTAGAAGATCTGTCCTTAGAGTCTGGAGAGTCTGGAAGGGGCCACAAGGGATCTTCAGGGACTGCTGCCTCTAAATTTCCTCCAAATATCCACACACAAAAAGACTCCCTGCTTTCTGTATTCAGAGAAATCTCAGTCCATGTTCAGGGCTGAGAAGCTCCCAGGCATTGAGGAGACTAGGTTGGACACAGATAATGTCATTAACTTGGGACCAAGCAATGGTCAGAAATAAGGCAGGAGCTGGAGAAATCCCAAGTGGGAATCAGTGACTCTGTCCTGGGGTGAGGGCagctggagggcttcccagacaAGGGTAATTGTGAGCTGAATCTTGGATACTGGTTTCTCTTGGGCATTTGAAGTGTTCAACATCCCTGGTCAAATTGGATCATCTTACTTCTCTTCTCAATCAAATTACACCCTATTCCCATGGTCCTGGTGACCTAGTCACATAGTCTGACATTCACATATGCCTCCTTGTTATGttataaaacacaaatatttggGGTTTTGGTGTTGTCCTTGGTCTCTGACCCTGTGATAAGAGTGTCTTTTGTAAGCTAATGAGACGACTGGTGGCTGTGGGTTTATCCTTATAAAACGTCTTTTGTTTGCAACTCAAATATTTGACCTCATCTTTTAAGttaacaatttacattccacAGAGAAATGTGAATTCCTGGATCCTCAATCATATATTCTGAAATTTCAGCATGGAAGTCAACAGATATACATGTTATGTGACCTCCACCAACATTTCCTTTCTGCATAATGAAGATACCTGTAGGTAGCCTTTGACCTCTCTTTGTGCCATCTTGAGATAGCCCTCTGCCCTTTAAACACACTACCTAAAAATATACAACTTTAACACAGTAATGAGACATGTATGTGTTACTGAAAGTTAAGTGTGGGAAAAAGATTTCTGTAAGACATCAGATAACAACACACTTTTAACATGTGTACGTGCTTACGTAAGCATTGAtgcctcttccttttctccttccctctatCACCCTTCTTTCTCCTCTAAATCACTCTTTACTTCTTACTTTGTCTCCCTCCTTCATTTTTGCTTCTACTTCTTCTCTCTCATAGCCCTGTAATTAATAAACAATTGCCATGGagacaaataatttttcttttttcttttttttttttacatttgtcaTAGCTAAAAAGATAGTTATAAAACACTGGACATGGTGCTTGATATAGAGAAAATTTTCAATGTTTGTTGgtttttacaattattttctgttattgttTTTTATGTTATATTAGTgggtaaagagaaaaattaagtctCTTCTTACTTGTCCATTCAGAAAGAACCATGGGCATCAGGGCCAACACTCATTCATGGGATGCTCTCTACTTGACCATAGAAACATGTTCTAAGCCATAGATGATGGGATGGAGTTTATCACACAGTGTCCTGAAAGAGTAGTGCCAGAAGGACTGCaaatggaggaaaaataaatagctAGTATGGAATGTAGATATTTTAACACATCTGAATCCTTACCATAGTTCTACGGAGATAAATATTATGATCCTAGCCCTTTTCTTCACCACCCAACTGGTCATCCGGAGTTTAGAGAAGAGAATTTTCTGTGGAAGCTTCTCTGTATGGCGTTCTTCAGCTCCTTATTCCTGAGACTGAAAATGATGGGGCTAAGAAAGGGGGTGAAGACTGTGTAGGTGGTGGCCAGCAGAGTGTTACTGTCCATAGAATGAGGGCCCTTGGGTTTGAGGTAGATGATGGAGGCAAAACCGTAGTGCACGACCACTATGGTGAGGTGGGAGACACAGGTGGAGAAGGTCTTGTGCCGGCCCTCAGTGGAGGGGATCCTCAGGATGGCAGCCACGATGAAGACATAGGAGAGGAAGATGAGGACTAAGCACCCCATGAGGGCCGTGACACAGACCATGATCACAACCATGGTGACAGAGGCTGTCTCCTTTCCACAGGCCAACTTCAACAGGGCAAGGACATGACAGGCAAAATGGTAAATCTCATTAGACCCacagaaggtgagatggaaaACTATCAGTGTTACCATCATCCCCATGACTGAGCCTCCAGCCCAGCACCAGGACACAAGACGGGCACAGTCACGGGTGCTCATGAGCACGTTGTAGCGCAGCGGGTGGCAGATGGCCACGTAGCGGTCGTAGCCCATGATCATGAGGAGGAAGGAGTGGGTGAAGCCAAACGTAAAGGAGAAGAACATCTGGCTGGCACAGGCCACAAAGGTGATGGAGCGGTGGGTGGAGAGCATGTCCGCCAGCATGCGAGGGGTGACTGCAACAGTGAACAGGATCTCGGAGGTGGAGAGGGCGCACAGGAAGaggtacatgggggtgtggaggctgTGCTCCCTCCAGATGGTGCCCATGATGAGCAGGTTCCCCAGCAGCGTGAACAGGTACATCAGCAGGTACAGCAGGAAGAAGGTAGGCAGGAGCTGCTGAGGGAAGTTGGAGAAGCCAATGAGGATGAATTCAGACACTGTGCTGTAGTTCCGTCCAGATGAGGATGCTGCATCTGGGGAGATCAGAAACAAGATGAAGGCCCAGTGGTTACAACAGAGGTTCTAAAATAGGTTAAATGATAATTGAAGGCTTCCGTATTATATAACTACGTTCTTAACTTTTCTGGGTCTCAAAATTCTCATCAGTAAGATGGAATAAATCATAATAGCTGTTATTATTCCAtaatgtgataaaaataaaatgagatcagTATATTAAATGCTGAAGACATAGTTTAGCTTCTgggttttccacagtgactacaACATGAAAAGTTTTCACTTTTTGGAGACATTGAAGACAAACATAGATGATCAGGATCATATTCTCTTGAATAATGTGCCTGTTGTAGGAAATACTTATTTGGTTCTCAAGGCTGTAAAATGTTTTTCCTCTGagaatctttgtcttttaattgataatttattacattgatatttattttaatactatATTAATGGTACTTTTTTCTGTGTTGTTTCATATTGATATTTACTATTCTAAATGAGCTGAACAGAAAAGCTTGAAAACAAATGAATGGAAGAATATATGCCAGGAAAAATTACCAAGTGACAGCTGAGGCAGTAATTTTGAAAACagacaaaatgaaatttaaagaaacagtAATTATCTTCCATTGACAATTGCAACTCAAAGCATcaagtttccctggagaaatcTTCTGAGAAAGAAACCAAGCTTAGGACATCTTGTGCCAGTGTGAAAGGAAACTTTCAGTGAGTAATGGCTTAATGTTAAATGCATGCCAGAACCAGATTGCAAATGTGCCCACTAAGCTGATTGCCAGAATGAAGGATTGTTGTACAGGGAATGGAGGAACAAGCTAAATGACACCACGAAGATGCAATCAGACAAATCTCAAGATGGAACATGCTACAGAACAATTGATTTTGTAATGTAGATATCACTCTCACTaaagaatatggaaaattcaAGGGACATAACAAGCAATTGCAATATACAGTCCTAGCTTGGATACTAGTTTAGATGAGCCAGTGTAAACTAATTTTAAGGCAACAGAGGAAATTTTCATTCTGTTATGAATGAATAATTAGGTGTAAATAATGTGAGATCATTATTAACTTAATTATTGAGCAGGCCAAAAGgtttattcaggtttttctgtaatatggaaaaacctgaatgaactcttTGGAAAcccaatattaattttaaatgtgatCTTGTGATTTTGTGTGTGATGAAAAGCATTCTTAGTTTAAATGcagactgaaattaaaaattacacagacacacacacattcacacttcaagagaaaaagaaaattattttattaagtatAGAAGAACATCATAATGATTAGCATAAATATCACTAATCTATGTAACTATATACTTTGGAATAGG comes from the Bubalus kerabau isolate K-KA32 ecotype Philippines breed swamp buffalo chromosome 1, PCC_UOA_SB_1v2, whole genome shotgun sequence genome and includes:
- the LOC129641927 gene encoding olfactory receptor 10H4-like, which codes for MYLFTLLGNLLIMGTIWREHSLHTPMYLFLCALSTSEILFTVAVTPRMLADMLSTHRSITFVACASQMFFSFTFGFTHSFLLMIMGYDRYVAICHPLRYNVLMSTRDCARLVSWCWAGGSVMGMMVTLIVFHLTFCGSNEIYHFACHVLALLKLACGKETASVTMVVIMVCVTALMGCLVLIFLSYVFIVAAILRIPSTEGRHKTFSTCVSHLTIVVVHYGFASIIYLKPKGPHSMDSNTLLATTYTVFTPFLSPIIFSLRNKELKNAIQRSFHRKFSSLNSG